The Octopus sinensis unplaced genomic scaffold, ASM634580v1 Contig18105, whole genome shotgun sequence genome includes a window with the following:
- the LOC115231297 gene encoding fibrillin-2-like has translation MRPNQCLCPNRQIAPTCFPGNSCQVDCQNGGRCVGQNRCSCMYGFGGPKCENDLRTGPCFTQLSNYQCKGQLIGVVCTKALCCATIGKAWGNPCEKCQTESYPCRRGYILNAQGNSCQ, from the exons ATGAGACCTAATCAATGTCTGTGTCCAAACAGACAAATAGCACCAACCTGTTTTCCTGGAA ATTCATGTCAGGTCGATTGTCAAAATGGTGGTCGTTGTGTTGGACAAAACCGGTGctcttgtatgtatggatttggTGGTCCGAAATGTGAAAACG ATCTTCGAACTGGGCCTTGCTTCACACAGCTATCAAATTACCAGTGTAAAGGCCAGTTAATTGGTGTGGTGTGTACAAAAGCTCTGTGTTGTGCAACCATTGGTAAGGCTTGGGGTAACCCTTGTGAGAAGTGCCAGACAGAATCTTACCCTTGTCGACGAGGATACATTCTCAATGCTCAAGGAAATTCCTGCCAAG